A window from Candidatus Krumholzibacteriota bacterium encodes these proteins:
- a CDS encoding addiction module antitoxin translates to MRKKLTVTIDEEVYEGLRTVIGPRKISRFIEELVRPHVLKKNMYSAYKEMAADQIRESEALEWAEGTMGDFGDEER, encoded by the coding sequence ATGCGAAAGAAGCTTACAGTGACCATAGACGAAGAGGTCTACGAAGGTCTGCGTACAGTCATCGGGCCACGAAAAATAAGTCGTTTTATTGAAGAACTGGTACGGCCTCATGTTTTAAAAAAAAATATGTACTCCGCTTATAAAGAGATGGCTGCTGATCAAATAAGGGAATCTGAAGCTCTTGAGTGGGCTGAAGGCACAATGGGAGATTTTGGCGATGAAGAGAGGTGA
- a CDS encoding type II toxin-antitoxin system PemK/MazF family toxin, producing MKRGEVWWINFEPSIGGEIRKQRPAVIVSNDAANHYLNRVQVVPLTSSVDKLYPSEAYVTFRGKKTKAMADQLTTVSKQRLINSAGSVSSIEMESIGKAITTQLDL from the coding sequence ATGAAGAGAGGTGAAGTATGGTGGATTAATTTCGAACCTTCCATCGGAGGCGAAATCCGCAAACAGAGGCCAGCCGTCATTGTAAGCAATGATGCCGCCAATCATTATCTTAACAGAGTTCAAGTTGTACCTTTAACGAGCAGTGTCGACAAACTTTACCCAAGTGAAGCCTATGTGACGTTCCGAGGTAAAAAAACCAAGGCGATGGCAGACCAGCTCACTACGGTAAGCAAGCAACGTTTAATCAATTCAGCCGGATCGGTCTCTTCTATTGAGATGGAAAGTATTGGCAAAGCGATTACTACTCAACTCGACCTATAA
- a CDS encoding DUF3800 domain-containing protein — protein sequence MHIAYYDESGDDGYPDYSSNLFILSSLYLHYSHWNEEYQRIYSFRKELKEKYSIPVKQEIHCKQLILNKNPFRDYGLPNEERIEIIDACCEFIGGLNAKIVNVVIVKPKIKINDYDILDTALKYSVQRIENDLDPQKNPDSKFMIITDPGRVGKMKKTTRRIQRINYIPSKLSPTPIRRDIQSLIEDPLQKDSKESYFIQLADIVTYIVYLYSISKSREKKYPNRLPKEIDGNTIIDWMNLLKPSLNTDASRKDEFGVKFHP from the coding sequence TTGCATATCGCATACTACGATGAGTCAGGCGACGATGGATACCCGGATTATTCATCCAATCTTTTTATCCTTTCATCTTTATACCTTCATTATTCCCATTGGAATGAAGAATACCAACGAATTTATTCTTTTCGAAAAGAGCTGAAAGAGAAATATTCGATTCCGGTAAAACAAGAGATTCATTGCAAGCAATTAATATTAAATAAGAATCCATTTCGAGACTATGGTCTACCGAATGAAGAAAGAATAGAAATCATCGATGCATGTTGTGAATTTATTGGTGGTTTGAATGCGAAAATTGTAAATGTAGTGATTGTTAAACCTAAAATTAAGATTAACGATTATGACATCCTTGATACAGCTCTGAAATACTCTGTTCAGAGGATTGAAAATGATCTTGATCCTCAAAAGAATCCAGACAGCAAATTTATGATTATCACAGATCCTGGCAGAGTTGGAAAAATGAAAAAAACTACAAGAAGGATACAGAGAATAAACTATATTCCGTCCAAGCTAAGTCCAACTCCTATCAGACGTGATATTCAATCCCTTATAGAAGATCCACTTCAAAAGGATTCAAAAGAGTCATACTTCATACAACTTGCAGATATTGTAACATATATTGTCTATCTATATTCCATTTCTAAGAGCAGAGAAAAGAAGTATCCCAATAGGCTACCCAAAGAAATTGATGGAAATACAATTATCGATTGGATGAATCTCTTAAAACCTAGTTTAAATACAGATGCATCAAGGAAGGACGAATTTGGAGTTAAATTTCACCCTTAA
- a CDS encoding glucoamylase family protein, with protein MERSLLEDHARWLVSEETVLLLRTSIETMRSPVAIMRESGEISPALFILHPKRENLAGEAEKPVSPLPAGQIAEYAERLAGDQRVNPDVRRDFRLLKQLEHTWQGIHRVCMDLAEASHLGLSTPPTAEWLLDNEYIIESNVREIQINLPRRYYRELPSLADEPYRGLPRIYGLARNLVSHTDLRLDQENILAFIESYQSVGALSIGELWAVPQMLRTALIESISNLAEKALTELREREIAGFWANRLITTSRRDPSQLFSTLAELAKMHPTPSSYFASQLIENLYDQEAALVPVQGWIERTFRKSLSDLTPREQNHQMKNQISIGNALTSLRQLALLDWRKIFEKLSRVERLLLLDPSGIYPRMDFDTRDRYRRMIEELARGSGQTEDQVARQAIEMATRATPETAEDERWTHVGMYLIGEGREELARLVRCRETKRFRALNWIYRRHSVAYFLALGFFSAAFITLLVMLGMPGQTPAGLLLIVLLLLIPVSQLSLQIVNYIITRLLPPRSLPKMDFEDSGIPDEFRTLVVVPMMLVNTDSIRTAVDNLEIRYLANKESNLLFGLYSDYVDSDQEHDEEDELLLRTVTEGIEALNHRYGNERFFLFHRERRWSESEHKFIGWERKRGKLEELNRLIDGKRPEDAGRLVYVGDPDRLSDVRFIITLDSDTQLPHGTARRMIETLAHPLNQPRFDTEGAIKTGSYAIIQPRVSPSLPSTNASLFSRLFSDPVGIDPYTRAVSDVNQDLTGEGSYHGKGIYDVRAFSRVLSGRFPEERLLSHDLIEGAHVRVGLASDIELYDEFPQDYLSYTGRQHRWIRGDWQIAEWILPRVPQAAGRRGQNPLSWFDRWKIFDNLRRSLVPSTSLGLLAASCLISSRMVLVSTCVVAMQLLFHPLVQPFTWATTGRRLKGFSFSKVSHDLLRAIVEAALLPHQAWLALDAILRVWYRRLISHRGLLEWTSAQAMNWNAPGKVRKFVISLGLASVFSGIAVWVMRRWAPSGLPVAGPWLLLWFVSPLVGWLLIIRPFAKPRQTRLPEKDLLFLRRVARQTWSYFSEFVTDDTSWLPPDNYQVSHKNQLSMRTSPTNIGLWMLSAIGAHDFGYLTVDRVIEDLARTAETVGKLERYEGHLLNWYDIETLAPLEPRYVSMVDSGNLLGCLWALEQGLEELIQTPVLDVNTFEGLWDTWGILKQAIEEEGVSGLQAHGLDELMNTLKTPPERITDAISLLHRVEGGVRALADEIRETTGAETGTTYWARQMQNQASAWLGIADRYLEWIEILDEKTEEEIVRLGQDVLSAYRGNLRHAPSLLDLANGNIACIQLLRSTREDAPADADPLFEWIDRLMQAFVKSKWLASEMLASGRKLIQDTRELSESINVRFLYDTERRLFSIGYNVSEGRLDTSYYDLLASEARLGSFIAIARGDVPIEHWFSMSRPYGSIGRHRVLLSWAGSIFEYLMPVIFQRSYGNSLLDNAIREAVAIHIEYGRKRRIPWGISESAFGDLDVNKTYQYKALGVPGLGLKRDIREEVVVAPYATLLSMNIAPGEAVQNLKRLTKLGLLSDHGYYEAMDFGRQPRRDGERGVIVRTYMAHHQGMGFLSLNNFIHGNPVQRRFHADPRVRAVEPLLHERIPSLPPLHHIPTRERMPSVMSVGGVAPSTSKFDTPHTATPKTQLLCNGRYSLMLTNAGGGYSRWNDFEITRWRSDRTRDPWGTFCYIYEADSNRLWSNTYHPTGGKADAYSVKFALDRAVFRRDDNDIQTETEIIVSPEDDVEIRRITLFNRSIHTRHLDLTSYVELSMAPHNADRQHPAFNKLFIQTEAVPEHEALLAYRRPRGENDPPIYIAHRLTLKNAGDKTMRFETDRRPFIGRGRTLANPMGVSQEPGNSEGFVLDPILSLRRSVTIDPGKRVEISLVLAAGETRQQVLQLMSKYSDINTIDRAMDIAWASAQLELRLLRIQPDEARRFQQLASHLLFPNPLMRSPAECIDKNCKGQAGLWPYGISGDLPIVLIVIGQARDINLVRQLFQAHAYWRMHGLTADLVILNEEASGYEQPLRERIENLIQAHSMHAGVDRPGGVYLRSADIIPEEDLMLLRAAADVVLVAARGTLPQQLGVSTEAPDLPEPIVRKRAPRDPSASLPFMELPYFNSLGGFTPDGREYVIYLGPGIHTPAPWVNVIANPTFGTLISETGAGFTWYGNSQRNRLTHWSNDPVMDPPSEALYIRDEETGIYWTPTSSPIVEETAYRARHGAGYTVFEHNSHGIEQELTVFVPVDENGGEPIKLQRLQLRNDSSRERKLSITYYVEWTLGEHRESSQMHVTTSWDDEVQSLFARNRYHPDFGDRVAFAAVSPPAESYTGDRTSFMGRNRPMDKPAAMERTSLSKRIGAGLDPCSALQITVDLAPGESSETICILGQAGSVDEARTLIQTYREIPAFENALTRTRTWWDDLLGTIEVHTPELAADFLINRWLLYQSLSCRIWGRSAFYQSSGAFGFRDQLQDVMAFTLAYPGLAREHILLAASRQFEEGDVQHWWHPPVGEGIRSRISDDLLWLPYVTAHYIRTTGDADILHMEVPLLNAPALEDGQLEALSTPEASPERVTLFEHCRRAVARGLTAGTNGLPLMGTGDWNDGMNLVGAGGRGESVWLAWFIADVLQGMAELSDLLDRTDLSRTYRKYRRTLIHRAERAAWDGEWYLRAIFDDGTPLGSSANDEAKIDSLPQSWAWLSGAADAERADAALESAWKHLVREDEGLVLLLAPPFDKSGSSPGYIKGYPPGVRENGGQYTHAALWLAMAMARRGDGTRATKILHMLNPIERARDPETVWRYSVEPYVVAADVYRLPGRIGYGGWSWYTGSAALMYRAWVEEILGLKVRGDRMRIDPVIPGRWKGFQMRYRHGEGVYEIQVENPEGCERGVSRVEMDGRLMPDGVIPLSRDLIKHRILVRMGKTHETT; from the coding sequence TTGGAAAGAAGCCTGCTCGAGGATCACGCACGATGGCTGGTTTCGGAGGAGACCGTTCTGCTGCTCCGGACGTCTATCGAAACGATGCGTTCCCCGGTAGCAATAATGCGGGAGAGCGGCGAGATCTCTCCTGCATTATTCATCCTGCACCCGAAGCGAGAGAACCTAGCCGGAGAAGCGGAGAAACCCGTAAGTCCGCTACCTGCAGGGCAGATCGCGGAATACGCGGAGCGTCTAGCCGGGGACCAGCGGGTGAACCCGGATGTCCGCCGGGACTTCAGACTACTCAAACAGCTCGAACATACATGGCAAGGGATACATCGGGTATGCATGGATCTCGCTGAAGCGAGTCACCTGGGACTGAGTACACCACCGACCGCCGAATGGCTCTTGGACAACGAGTACATCATCGAGAGCAACGTCCGTGAAATTCAGATAAACCTTCCCCGGCGCTATTACCGGGAGCTGCCGTCACTCGCTGACGAACCCTACCGCGGCCTGCCGCGAATTTACGGCCTGGCGAGGAATCTCGTCTCCCATACGGATCTGCGTCTGGATCAGGAAAACATTCTCGCGTTTATCGAGTCATATCAATCCGTCGGCGCGCTGTCGATCGGCGAACTCTGGGCCGTTCCCCAGATGCTGCGCACTGCTTTGATCGAGAGTATCTCTAATCTCGCGGAAAAAGCGCTAACAGAGCTGCGAGAGCGTGAAATCGCGGGATTCTGGGCGAACAGACTGATTACAACCAGCCGGCGAGATCCCAGTCAGCTCTTTTCGACCCTTGCGGAACTCGCCAAAATGCATCCGACCCCGAGTTCCTATTTCGCTTCTCAACTGATAGAGAATCTCTACGACCAAGAAGCCGCCCTAGTGCCGGTCCAGGGATGGATAGAGCGCACGTTCCGGAAATCTCTGAGCGATCTAACCCCGCGCGAGCAAAACCATCAGATGAAAAACCAGATATCGATCGGGAATGCGCTGACCAGCTTGCGGCAACTCGCCCTTCTGGATTGGAGAAAAATATTCGAGAAGCTCAGCCGGGTGGAACGGCTGCTTCTCCTCGATCCTTCGGGAATCTATCCCCGGATGGATTTCGACACGCGAGACCGGTATCGCCGTATGATTGAAGAACTCGCCCGCGGGTCAGGTCAGACGGAGGACCAGGTTGCGCGGCAAGCCATCGAGATGGCGACACGCGCCACCCCTGAAACGGCAGAGGATGAACGATGGACCCATGTCGGAATGTATCTTATCGGTGAAGGAAGAGAAGAACTGGCGCGTCTCGTACGATGCCGTGAGACTAAACGCTTCCGCGCCCTGAATTGGATCTACCGCCGCCATTCCGTAGCGTACTTCTTAGCGCTTGGTTTTTTCTCCGCCGCATTCATCACGTTGCTCGTCATGCTCGGCATGCCCGGGCAAACACCAGCCGGCCTGCTTTTGATTGTTCTCCTCTTGCTGATCCCTGTCAGCCAGCTCTCGCTCCAGATTGTAAATTACATCATCACGCGGCTGCTTCCGCCGCGTTCCCTTCCAAAGATGGATTTCGAGGATTCTGGGATCCCCGATGAATTCCGTACGCTCGTCGTCGTACCCATGATGCTGGTGAATACGGATTCGATACGGACCGCGGTGGACAATCTTGAAATCAGATATCTAGCCAATAAAGAGTCCAACCTGCTCTTCGGCCTCTACTCGGATTATGTGGATTCTGATCAGGAACACGATGAGGAGGACGAACTTCTGCTCCGAACGGTGACGGAAGGCATTGAGGCCCTCAATCATCGGTACGGTAATGAGCGTTTTTTCCTTTTCCATCGTGAGAGAAGATGGAGTGAATCCGAGCATAAATTCATAGGCTGGGAGCGCAAACGCGGAAAACTGGAAGAACTCAATCGCCTGATTGATGGAAAGCGGCCTGAGGATGCCGGTCGTTTGGTATACGTGGGCGATCCGGACCGTCTGTCCGACGTACGGTTCATCATCACGCTGGACAGCGACACACAACTGCCTCACGGCACCGCCCGCAGGATGATCGAAACCCTGGCACATCCTCTCAACCAACCGCGCTTTGATACCGAAGGCGCTATCAAAACCGGCTCCTATGCCATCATCCAACCGCGCGTGAGCCCCTCGCTGCCGAGCACGAACGCATCGCTTTTCAGCCGGCTCTTCTCGGACCCGGTCGGAATCGATCCTTATACGAGAGCTGTTTCCGACGTCAATCAGGATCTCACCGGTGAGGGTTCTTACCATGGCAAAGGCATCTACGATGTGCGCGCCTTCAGCCGGGTGCTTTCAGGACGGTTTCCTGAAGAACGCTTGCTGAGCCATGATTTGATCGAAGGCGCTCACGTTCGAGTGGGCCTTGCAAGCGATATCGAGCTTTATGATGAATTTCCGCAGGATTACTTGAGCTACACTGGCCGGCAGCATCGATGGATCCGCGGCGATTGGCAAATCGCGGAGTGGATCTTGCCGCGTGTTCCGCAAGCTGCTGGGCGGCGGGGGCAAAATCCGCTTTCCTGGTTCGACCGATGGAAGATCTTCGATAACCTGCGCCGAAGCCTTGTCCCTTCAACCAGCCTGGGCTTGCTCGCAGCCTCTTGCCTGATCTCCTCCAGGATGGTGTTGGTATCTACCTGTGTGGTAGCAATGCAGCTGCTCTTTCACCCTTTGGTGCAACCTTTCACATGGGCAACCACCGGTCGACGGCTGAAGGGCTTTTCGTTCTCAAAAGTATCACACGATCTTCTGCGGGCGATAGTCGAGGCCGCTCTGCTTCCACACCAGGCCTGGCTTGCTTTGGATGCCATATTGCGGGTATGGTATCGCCGCCTCATTTCACATCGGGGATTGCTCGAGTGGACCTCCGCCCAGGCAATGAATTGGAACGCTCCCGGGAAAGTGCGAAAATTCGTCATTTCACTGGGTCTGGCGAGCGTCTTTAGCGGGATAGCGGTATGGGTGATGCGGCGATGGGCGCCATCAGGCCTTCCAGTAGCGGGCCCCTGGCTATTGTTGTGGTTTGTATCTCCTCTGGTCGGTTGGCTCTTGATCATTCGACCGTTCGCTAAGCCCAGGCAAACCCGCCTTCCTGAAAAGGACCTTCTATTCCTGAGGAGAGTTGCCCGGCAAACCTGGAGCTATTTCTCGGAATTTGTTACTGATGATACCTCGTGGCTGCCACCCGATAATTACCAGGTCTCCCATAAGAATCAACTGTCAATGCGTACCAGTCCGACCAATATCGGCCTCTGGATGCTCAGCGCGATCGGCGCGCATGATTTCGGATACCTGACGGTGGACCGGGTCATCGAAGATTTGGCGCGTACTGCGGAGACGGTCGGCAAACTGGAGCGCTATGAGGGCCACCTGCTGAATTGGTACGATATAGAAACCCTGGCCCCTCTAGAGCCCCGCTACGTGTCTATGGTGGACAGCGGAAACCTCCTTGGCTGCTTGTGGGCTCTGGAGCAAGGACTCGAAGAGCTTATACAGACGCCCGTTCTGGATGTGAACACCTTTGAAGGCCTGTGGGACACCTGGGGAATCCTGAAACAGGCCATCGAGGAAGAAGGCGTTTCTGGGTTACAAGCCCATGGCCTCGACGAGCTGATGAATACGCTGAAAACCCCGCCGGAGCGGATCACCGACGCCATTAGCCTGTTGCATCGGGTGGAAGGCGGTGTACGGGCTCTGGCCGACGAGATACGCGAGACCACCGGCGCAGAAACGGGTACGACATACTGGGCGAGGCAGATGCAAAATCAGGCATCGGCCTGGCTCGGGATCGCGGATCGCTACCTCGAATGGATTGAAATCCTCGATGAAAAGACGGAAGAGGAAATCGTCAGGCTGGGCCAGGATGTCCTGTCAGCGTACCGCGGGAACCTGCGTCACGCACCTTCGCTTCTCGATCTCGCCAACGGAAACATCGCGTGCATTCAGTTGCTCCGCTCAACCCGGGAGGATGCTCCCGCAGACGCAGATCCACTCTTCGAATGGATCGACCGCCTCATGCAGGCTTTCGTAAAATCGAAATGGCTGGCCAGCGAAATGCTGGCGTCAGGCAGGAAGCTTATCCAGGACACCCGCGAGTTATCCGAATCGATCAACGTGCGCTTTTTGTATGACACCGAGCGGCGGCTTTTTTCGATCGGCTACAACGTCTCTGAAGGTCGACTGGACACCTCCTACTACGATCTTCTCGCGAGCGAGGCGCGACTTGGAAGTTTCATCGCTATCGCCCGGGGGGACGTCCCAATTGAACATTGGTTCTCCATGAGTCGGCCCTACGGCTCGATCGGCCGGCACCGAGTGCTGCTCAGCTGGGCGGGGAGCATATTTGAATATCTGATGCCGGTGATCTTTCAACGCTCTTACGGGAACTCCCTCCTGGATAACGCGATCAGAGAAGCCGTGGCGATCCACATCGAGTACGGCCGCAAACGCCGCATACCGTGGGGAATCTCGGAATCCGCTTTTGGAGATTTGGACGTCAATAAGACTTACCAGTACAAGGCCTTGGGCGTACCGGGGCTCGGTTTAAAGCGTGATATCCGGGAAGAGGTCGTCGTAGCGCCCTATGCCACCCTTCTGTCGATGAACATAGCGCCGGGAGAGGCCGTACAGAATCTAAAACGACTGACCAAATTGGGGCTTTTAAGCGATCACGGCTATTATGAAGCAATGGACTTTGGCCGACAACCTCGCCGAGACGGCGAGCGCGGAGTGATTGTGCGGACTTACATGGCCCATCATCAGGGCATGGGTTTCTTGTCGCTGAACAACTTCATTCACGGCAACCCCGTCCAGCGCCGTTTCCATGCCGACCCGCGCGTACGCGCGGTAGAGCCGCTGCTACATGAACGCATCCCCAGCCTTCCTCCACTGCACCACATCCCCACAAGGGAGAGAATGCCGTCGGTGATGAGCGTAGGCGGGGTGGCACCATCAACAAGTAAATTCGACACGCCCCATACCGCCACGCCCAAAACACAATTGCTTTGCAACGGCCGTTATAGTTTGATGCTCACAAACGCCGGCGGTGGATACAGCCGGTGGAACGACTTCGAGATTACCCGTTGGCGGTCAGATCGCACCAGGGATCCATGGGGAACCTTTTGCTACATATATGAAGCCGATTCGAATCGATTATGGTCCAATACATATCACCCGACCGGCGGCAAGGCCGATGCATATTCAGTCAAATTCGCGCTCGACAGGGCCGTCTTCCGGCGCGACGATAACGACATTCAAACCGAAACGGAAATCATCGTCTCGCCGGAAGACGACGTGGAGATCAGGCGGATCACTCTATTCAACCGGTCGATTCATACCCGCCACCTGGATCTAACTAGCTATGTTGAACTCTCGATGGCGCCTCACAACGCGGACCGGCAGCATCCGGCCTTCAATAAGCTGTTCATTCAGACCGAGGCGGTTCCCGAACATGAAGCACTCCTCGCGTACCGCCGGCCCCGGGGGGAGAATGATCCGCCCATCTATATTGCGCACCGCCTTACTCTGAAAAACGCCGGGGATAAAACCATGCGGTTCGAGACGGACCGGCGCCCGTTCATCGGGAGGGGACGGACACTCGCGAACCCTATGGGTGTCTCCCAGGAACCCGGCAACAGCGAGGGGTTTGTCCTGGATCCGATCCTCAGCCTGAGGCGCAGCGTGACTATAGATCCAGGCAAGCGAGTCGAAATTTCCCTTGTTCTAGCCGCCGGCGAAACACGCCAGCAGGTCTTGCAGCTAATGAGTAAATACAGCGATATCAATACGATCGATCGGGCGATGGATATCGCCTGGGCCTCCGCCCAGCTCGAGCTGCGTTTGCTTCGCATCCAACCGGACGAAGCCCGCCGGTTCCAGCAGTTGGCCAGCCACTTGTTGTTCCCCAACCCTCTTATGCGTTCTCCCGCCGAATGCATTGACAAGAATTGCAAGGGCCAAGCCGGCCTGTGGCCTTACGGAATCTCGGGTGATCTGCCGATCGTCCTGATCGTTATAGGTCAGGCACGGGATATCAACCTGGTCCGTCAACTATTCCAGGCGCACGCCTATTGGCGAATGCACGGGTTGACTGCTGACCTGGTGATCCTCAACGAAGAGGCGAGCGGCTATGAGCAGCCGCTGCGTGAACGAATCGAGAACCTGATCCAGGCGCATTCGATGCATGCCGGTGTTGATCGTCCGGGGGGAGTCTATTTGCGCAGCGCGGATATTATACCGGAGGAAGACCTTATGCTGCTCAGAGCCGCGGCGGATGTGGTTCTGGTGGCGGCCCGCGGAACTTTGCCCCAGCAATTGGGTGTGTCCACGGAAGCGCCCGATCTGCCGGAACCCATTGTCAGGAAACGCGCGCCCCGGGACCCTTCGGCTTCGCTCCCTTTCATGGAGTTACCCTATTTCAACAGCCTTGGCGGATTTACCCCTGACGGGCGCGAATACGTGATCTATCTCGGCCCCGGTATCCACACGCCCGCGCCCTGGGTCAACGTCATCGCCAATCCGACATTCGGAACATTGATCAGCGAAACTGGGGCCGGGTTTACCTGGTATGGAAACAGCCAGCGCAATCGCCTGACGCACTGGTCGAACGATCCCGTGATGGACCCGCCCTCGGAGGCATTGTATATCCGGGATGAGGAAACCGGCATCTACTGGACGCCGACTTCGTCACCGATCGTTGAAGAAACCGCCTACCGGGCAAGGCATGGAGCGGGGTACACCGTATTCGAGCATAACAGCCATGGGATCGAACAGGAACTGACGGTCTTCGTTCCGGTGGACGAGAACGGCGGCGAGCCTATCAAGCTGCAAAGGCTGCAGTTACGGAACGACTCCTCACGGGAGCGCAAACTGTCGATCACGTATTATGTTGAATGGACCCTGGGTGAGCACCGTGAATCATCCCAGATGCATGTCACGACATCCTGGGATGACGAAGTCCAGTCTCTGTTCGCCCGAAATCGTTACCACCCGGACTTTGGGGATCGGGTGGCTTTCGCGGCTGTTAGCCCTCCGGCGGAGTCGTACACCGGCGACCGCACCTCCTTCATGGGGCGCAATCGCCCGATGGATAAACCAGCGGCGATGGAGCGAACCAGTCTTTCGAAACGGATAGGAGCTGGATTAGATCCCTGCTCAGCGCTGCAAATCACCGTCGACCTGGCTCCCGGCGAGAGCTCCGAGACAATATGCATACTGGGACAGGCCGGATCGGTGGACGAGGCCCGGACACTGATCCAAACATACCGGGAAATTCCGGCGTTCGAAAACGCGTTGACCAGAACGAGAACATGGTGGGACGACTTGCTGGGAACGATTGAAGTGCACACACCCGAGCTCGCGGCGGACTTCCTGATCAACCGCTGGCTCTTGTACCAAAGCCTCAGCTGCCGGATCTGGGGGCGTTCCGCCTTTTACCAGTCCAGCGGTGCATTCGGCTTCCGGGATCAATTGCAGGATGTTATGGCCTTCACACTAGCGTATCCCGGGCTGGCGCGAGAGCATATCCTTCTTGCAGCAAGCCGTCAGTTCGAGGAAGGCGATGTACAGCACTGGTGGCACCCGCCGGTCGGCGAGGGTATCCGGTCGCGTATTTCCGACGACCTTCTGTGGCTGCCCTACGTTACCGCCCACTACATCCGGACCACCGGCGATGCGGACATCCTGCACATGGAGGTCCCATTACTCAACGCTCCCGCGCTGGAAGACGGTCAGCTCGAGGCTTTATCAACACCGGAGGCTTCGCCCGAACGAGTCACGCTGTTCGAACACTGCCGGCGTGCGGTCGCACGAGGTCTTACCGCCGGGACCAACGGGTTGCCCCTGATGGGAACGGGGGACTGGAATGACGGAATGAACCTTGTGGGTGCCGGGGGCAGAGGGGAGAGCGTTTGGCTGGCGTGGTTCATCGCGGATGTGCTCCAGGGTATGGCCGAGCTGTCTGACCTGCTCGATCGGACGGATCTGAGCCGGACCTATAGGAAGTACAGGAGGACCCTGATTCACCGCGCAGAACGAGCGGCATGGGACGGGGAATGGTATCTCCGGGCGATTTTCGACGATGGCACGCCCCTTGGTTCATCGGCGAATGATGAGGCGAAGATAGATTCCCTGCCTCAATCCTGGGCGTGGCTGAGCGGTGCCGCCGACGCGGAACGCGCTGATGCAGCCCTGGAATCGGCGTGGAAACATCTTGTTCGCGAGGACGAAGGCCTGGTATTGCTCCTCGCCCCTCCCTTCGACAAATCGGGTTCTTCGCCCGGATACATCAAGGGGTACCCTCCGGGAGTTCGTGAGAACGGAGGCCAGTACACCCACGCCGCCCTGTGGCTCGCCATGGCTATGGCACGCCGGGGGGATGGCACGCGTGCGACGAAAATTCTGCACATGCTCAACCCGATTGAGCGCGCGCGAGATCCTGAAACGGTCTGGCGCTACAGTGTCGAGCCTTACGTTGTCGCAGCCGATGTGTACAGATTGCCCGGGCGGATAGGTTACGGCGGGTGGTCCTGGTATACGGGTTCGGCGGCGTTGATGTACCGGGCCTGGGTTGAAGAGATCCTGGGCTTGAAGGTACGAGGAGATCGTATGCGAATAGATCCTGTTATACCCGGAAGGTGGAAGGGTTTCCAGATGAGATATCGTCACGGCGAGGGTGTATATGAAATTCAGGTAGAGAACCCGGAAGGTTGCGAGCGAGGCGTGTCACGGGTGGAGATGGATGGCCGGCTTATGCCGGATGGCGTTATTCCGCTGAGCCGGGATCTGATAAAACACCGGATCCTCGTACGCATGGGGAAAACGCACGAAACGACCTGA